In Panicum virgatum strain AP13 chromosome 5K, P.virgatum_v5, whole genome shotgun sequence, the genomic window ggatactccggatttggaGCACTCCGGGGAAagctccgggtataggcccagAAACTACagacttgggagtccggatactccggatattaatccggatactccggaaattCCGGATTGCAGTCCGGATATTCTGGGTTTTGCAGAAGTGTGGGCGTCGGGTTATCTCGGGTAGTGGTTCGTGTATACGGTTTAGGCTTGTTTCAAAGTACAAATCATactgcatgcattctcatgtcatatgtatacgtgtagacgccgccgccgaaggagccgtgtacgaggtgatcgccgGGCCACAGGAGCAGCGGGGGCAAGTTCAGCAGGAGAATTGTGAGCACCCAGCCCGAGGTCCAGCTGAGCCCAGTGTCGAGcaacagcccgaaggcaagccccggtgcacatcctattaatttaaaatatgacacctatatatatatctattacttgtgcattacgtatagaaattggttgaaaccctagttgcttgatccctaggtttccttgagtttatgCTAGTATGTTAGGACGAtagtaatgctatgcttaagagttctcggtagaagtcgagtgacttcttgtcactcgcgagatataggatgtttagaagtcgagtaatttccggttactcacGAGATATGAGATTTATTTATATTTCGACACATGAGTTGTTGAATGGATTTAGAATGCATGGAAATTTGAGTTCGGACGAgaattgatgatgatgtataggtatggcagcaggacagggttcctgggtgtcttagtcccgtctgagtcggttaaggaccgtaccgttgttggccctgctgatcatgtttgaactgtactaaccgcatgctgggagtaggaggtagtcgaaactgataagcctagtactgcctcgcttcgaaattacagaacttcatcaccaccccttagggcgagttgagtagtcgcggagaaacgggatgcatatgtttacttttggtggtctctcgttgagctcggctgactatatgtaggtggggcggttctgtagttcgaggcggagaggagaagggttggtgcgtgtggtctgacggggcatacgcgtgccgtgttggttaggtccaccttgcaaggttaaattggatcgattcgctgtcagtcgctctcggacatgagcaccttatcttcgagtcacatcgtagtaaggaagtGAAACTGAAAGATATGATAAATGTTGATATTTCTTAATCAATTGTGTTTTCACTTGGTTGTCATATACATGCAAACCATAGATATTTAGCAAATCTATTGCtttaatttggagctaaaatcttgaaatcaaggatctacttttaggtgctttttctgcaaaacaaactacCAGCCAGAGAGCCTTGCATGtttagatatgtgggctaagtatacccattaggcgggtaagtcttgctaagtattagtatactcagggttttaTTGGAAAAATGATTTCAGGACCCGtacacgtagacttctgtccgtgTTGCGCCAAGTTCTTTCGACTGGACGCAGATGGGTGGAACGTTGAGGACCCAGGCGCGTAGCTTTGGAGTGTATGGAATTGCACactcgtgggctgagtgtgtaatTCATTTCCGTTCTTATATATTGTAGTGACAGATTCCATGTTTATCAAACTTTGTATAAATGACAGACACACTTGTATATTAttttgtatttcgaactcggtttgtaatttAAATGTTTCATAGCATATGGTGtttgtatttttaagtattGTGTGGTGCTCGTACCATCTGCGCTCGCTTTCATGTGAGActaccggtgatgtttcgatcgaaCTGTGgattgagaaaggatcgccaaattaagccgttaagctaatgcgcccgatgtgttcaaatgatggccattacgcttaattagagttttaatttggcggttccgtcacacctGTCACCAATAAAACTCTGAAAAAGATGATTGAGAAAAATAGAGCAAGGCCGGTAGCATATTGAATTACTGGGTTATAGCTTGCTGAGAATAACTGAAATGCTACGTAGTATTACTGGGTTACAGAGAATTACTAAAAATACGCAAGTATTGCTGGGTATCGAGGGATTACTGATATTTATAAGTATTACTGGATTACTAGATGCATATAATACAAAATAACTAGATTACTAAATGATCCGGATGCACATAATAATGAGAACCAACAGGCAATGCATGCGACAAAAAGCAGCATCACACGAGCAAAAAAAATTAAGGAATCGAGGATGAGGGGTGTTCGCAGTGTGCCGGTGTCTATAATTTCACCTCAATTTCTCTCGTCGACATCCAATTTCAACCAATCTACCATCTGTGACCATGATTAACCACCATGATTAATCGAGAAAGGCAGGACGATGTATGAGTAAAAAAATGCTCACCAGAGAAACCAGAACCGCGCAGCAGGGTAGCTTCCGATTTGATCCACAGCGCAGGTCAGCCGCCCTGCCACTAGTCCGGGCGGCcactgtaacgtcccgcctccccgaggcagggcccgcttacatctggctgctttctaggacatagactgtcctcacagactaacaccagtcttttctgcacactttgtcctcactcatgcgcacccgggaagaacttcccggtcggtcacccatccccaaatttctccgggtcaagcacgcttaacctcggagttctttggagaccggctttcggaaaagaagttgcaacttgttggtatgagtatcctattaatcctattaagccctgggccggggtgtcacatgctcacccccttaagagaccgacgtcctcgtcggtcaatcccaagccaggaacgtcctctcttggccacgtcccgtacgtccagtgccagcagcccatgtgccacgtccgtgcgtccagtgccaacgggaagtagagccttgtgattgacccaccatatttttgcaggtcctctcagctgttgtgctgcaaaggcggctttgtccatttcagcgcaattgaggatgctgaacttatcctcaattgtgcgaatccaagcatctgcctcCAGAGGATCATcggccttgtggaacagaggtggctgggtggccagaaaaccgacatagtcagtttctgctggtgctagcgGGGGAGCGTGTCGACCTCTGCCAACACTTGcttgggcttgcaccagttgccttatcaactccgtctgctcgttgcggtcagcgataagagctgcaacagcttgagccaaagagggagtttgttggggcagtgcttcgtgattatcattgtcatgattatcacccatctgcaaaacaATCATTCCCatggttagccatttcgctatcaggactaattcatgcaatTTAAAGAATGTGCacatataatatgaacacacagcatgaatccttcccctcgcgatatggttcaccaagggaagatAAACTAACTTGCTTTGGTTGAAAGCGCATCAACCAACAAATTTCGTCTAGAGTAGCTCTACGTATGCAATACTAAACATCGCTcaacaaaaatttcagatttgaagACGGTCAAAGCGCAACTCATAGCTGAAATTTCACACACTGACAGAAAAGATCACCACGGGAGTAACATTTACAttaagcagccacgctgcttaAGCTGGAACCAGGTTCACTACAATACCAAAGTCCTGCTGCAAACCAACTAACATTTgagaagggttcacaaacgacccgAGAACACACCACTACTAAAAGAAGGGTCTTGCCcgacccggctacacaccatACTAGCgaggggttatcctacatgactcgaactactgagccacaaaagaattctcaacccaaggttagcctaaagcactatgttggtcatcctacccaactatcctacagttaggctacactgcaaggggagaatcaacactatcccGCTGCGTCCTCACagagtcccaggtcccgactcgactccagacactccctcgatctcctcagggtcctcttcttcttcttcctcttcctctggctcctcctcggctgcctcggcctgcatatctgctgctgcctgcacctgagcctgagcgtcctcaatccactcctgggcctgctgaagctgcccctccaggtgctgcaccatctgagtcctgttctccaactcctcctgcaactcctgaatcctgatcttccttgctctggacttggccttcagggtcttgatcttgtcctgggtaccaatcatgtgctgctcatggaggtgagcctctcgagccttgctcctgcatatcgcattttcctcgcgaagctgctcatacatgttgctcaaagctgaggagtagctgaacgagagtgctgtcctgacgctgtagtcgggcatcatgatgttcaggttgcggttaacccgatctgcataggcctgagtggtctcatccctcagaggaaacacactgtaaggagtatctatcacctctgcattatgcttctctgagaactcctcaatagccctcctagctgcaatctcccaggagtctgccagcttcctaccatagacagtgagctgccacgagtccccTTCCAACCGGgcggggcaagcaggaatcttcactatcatctgacagcgctcggtgcccagcaaactagactcgtgtccggagtactgtgggggctcagtgtagtcaaacgccctgagcatctgccacagcagacgaggaaagtggccggtgtggagggcattgtagtgcgcccaaccctcagcgtccacgatcacgtgcgtgaagctagccatctgtaagaacacatagcgctaaCGTAAGTCACAAATTTTTAAAAGAACAGATTTAAACTTGGTaacgcaacacaaataaatttttaagaacacatagtaaaaacatggtgatccaaataaatttttgtgaagcGCAACCGAAGTAACAAgacaaacaacaactcagaaatgcaagatgcaagatgcatgccacgttctagcgtttctcacccaaacaagtaccaaaaatatggtatacgagaacaatcggtggcacaattacgtactctttctatatatagactagtcgttcctacgatcaaggattttataacgcgcttacgtggttagtttcctgcagaaaAACACAGACTCTCGCCAAATTTCACTTAGACCCGTTTGCCCGGAGaaattctgtaacgtcccgcctccccgagaccgggcccgcttacatctggctgctttctaggacatagactgtcctcacagaccaacaccagtcttttctgcacactttgtcctcactcgtgcacacccgggaagaacttcccggtcggtcacccatccccaaatttctccgggccaagcacgcttaacctcggagttctttggagatcggcttccggaaaagaagctgcaacttgttggtatgagtatcctattaatcctattaagccctgggccggttggtctgtgaggacagtctatgtcctagaaaagcagccagatgtaagcgggcccgacctcggggaggcgggacgttacagaatggtatcagagccgactctcgcggtttcacagGCACGTACGAGCGTAAGTGCGGAgacatgagcacgggcgcgtgggggcgcagatgccaccggcatgtgcatgggcgcgtggcgggtcagtgcgcgggcatctgggatgcgccgttggcactggacgcacggacgtggcacatggaccgttggcactggacgcacggacgtggcacatgggctgctggcactggacgtacgagacgtggccaagagaggacattcctggcttgggattgactgatgaggacgtcggtctcttaagggggtgatcatgtgacaccccggcacagggcttaataggattaataggatactcataccaacaagttgcaacttcttttccggaagccggtctccaaaggaCTCCGAgattaagcgtgcttggcccggagaaatttggggatgggtgaccgaccgggaagttcttcccgggtgcgcacgagtgaggacaaagtgtgcagaaaagactggtgttggtctgtgaggacagtctatgtcctagaaaagcagccagatgtaagcgggcccgatctcggggaggcgggacgttacagaatggtatcagagccgactctcgcggtttcacgggcacatacgggcgtaagtgcggagacatgagcacgggcgcgtggcgggtcagtgcgcgggcatctgggatgcgccgttggcactggacgcacggacgtggcacagggaccgttggcactggacgcacggacgtggcacatgggctgctggcactggacgtacgggacgtggccaagagaggacgttcctggcttgggattgaccgacgaggacgtcggtctcttaagggggtgatcatgtgacaccccggcccagggcttaataggattaataggatactcataccaacaagttgcaacttctttttcggaagccggtctccaaaggactccgaggttaagcgtgcttggcccggagaaatttggggatgggtgaccgaccgggaagttcttcccgggtgcgcacgagtgaggacaaagtgtgcagaaaagactggtgttggtctgtgaggacagtctatgtcctagaaaagcagccagatgtaagcgggcccgaccTCTGGGAGGCGgcacgttacagaatggtatcagagccaggttTCGATCCTGGGACCTGTGGGTGTCAAAAATCGCGAGCTACTGTAGCATGCTACTGTAGCGTCGGGATTTAGTCCATACTGGAAGCAGAAGTGAACCCAGACCAATTTAAATACCAGGCTCAGGGAAGCTaaataactccggttgcaaccttttgcgcgaagcgaggacgaaagcgcaagagagttatttagcaggtgtggtttactcaacgtgcagagtagatcttagccgttatcccggggcAGATGACTTCGAGGAGCGCTAgatcacccatccccaaatttctccgggccaagcacgcttaacctcggagttctttggagatcggcttccggaaaagaagttgcaacttgttggtatgagtatcctattaatcctattaagccctgggccggggtgtcacatgctcacccccttaagagaccgacgtcctcgtcggtcaatcccaagccaggaacgtcctctcttggccacgtcccgtacgtctaGTGCCAGCAgtccatgtgccacgtccgtgcgtccagtgccaacggtccctgtgccacttctaaataactctcttgcgctttcgtcctcgcttcgcgcaaaaggttgcaaccggagttatttAGCTTCCCTGAGCCTGGTATTTAAATTGGTCTGGGTTCACTTCTGCTTCCAGTATGGACTAAATCCCGACGCTACAGTGGTACCTAggaaaaacatgcatactatggttccattcaactcctagaacataaatgcacaatacttaattaaacattgaataagttaaattatggttatgctccggggcttgccttgcagcgtatgtgaaaccgcgagagttatccactaagtatctattttattccagcacttccagcttttactttttgttaaatcttatttcggtaacgacgcacctacgctgaggtaagcaaggtcaaatcggatcgattcgccgtctctctcggttcagagaaccttggtcactgcgtcacatcgtagtaagaaagtgaattgaaaacggaatggaaaaaGGTTGGTTTGTGAGTTctgaaagataatctgttccaccatgcgtgctctagatgattaggcgaACTTAGTTAATACTTGATTTACTAAtcggagctaaaatattgaaagtaaggattcaatcCTAGCAGCaattcagcaaaagaactccagagccaaaaagccttgcatgtctaggtaatgggctaagtatacccaaggtcgggtaagcattgctgagtattagtatactcagggttgttgttgtacccttttaagcaggttgtgtccccgctgacttcgaggagatctgcgcgtcctggattggacagccgcttcctccgggttggaccgtcgagtgggccccgtcttccccgtgaagattgggcaggttggcatcacatcggtgggcaggatgtgtagctcaccttgtatcgtcgtcgtggttatcgtattgtatttcgaactcagttttaaacttccgctgtgcgtttgaactctgtcgtttgtattcgaatcttttatgtaaaacctgtgttgtaaattaatttgaagacttctgtgtgctggtatcacctgtgctcgtcttcgtacgggtctaagtgcaattgtgatcctggagtacagtagtttaatcgggattttacccgacagcctgtcaggttacatcgttttaagtgcacaataacttgattaagtattaagatgatggttagtgccgGGGTCTATTTTAAGATGATGGAAgtggcccgggataacggctaagatctactctgcacgttgagtaaaccacacctgctaaataactctcttgcgctttcgtcctcgcttcgcgcaaaaggttgcaaccAGAGTTATTTAGCTTCCCGGGGCCtggtatttaagctggtctgggTTCATTTCTATTCTCAGTACGGGACTAAACTGCCGTCGTGCTACAGTAGCATGTCGCTACAGTAACCCGGCCCAACTGGCATTCGGCCCATTATCCCAGGGTAGGTCGTTacagtggtatcaaagccgactctcgcggtttcacgccacatacgggcagaagtgcgcgggcatgagcacgggcgcgtggtcgCAGATGCCAAtgcatgtggacgggcgcgtgcGAGGCACGGACGttgcacagggaccgttggcactggacgcacgaaCGTGGCACATGGAACCattagcactagacgtatgggacgtggccaagagaggagatcctggtGGTATTTAGGTTGGTCTGGTACTCGACGGGGACGTCGAGTCCTAATGGGGGATGATTGTAACAGAACGGGCCAAATGCCAGTTGGGCTGGGTTACTGTAGCGACATGCTACTGTAGCACGGCGGCAGTTTAGTCCCGTACTGAGAATAGAAATGAACCCAGGCCAGCTTAAATACCAGGCCCCGGGAAGCTaaataactccggttgcaaccttttgcgcgaagcgaggacgaaagcgcaagagagttatttagcaggtgtgatttactcaacgtgcagagtagatcttagccgttatcccaggGTAGGTCGTTACAGCCACGCTCCCCTCTCCCGGTCCGCTCAGCCTGGCCACACGAGCGCCGCTCAAGGCTGCTCGGCCGCGCGAGGAGGCTGCGCTCCCTTCCACTCAGGCCAGCCACGTGGGGTGTCGGCCTGCATGGAATCCTGAACCCATCAAATATACAAATAATTTCTGAATAACTGGATCTCTGGATTACTGAATCCGTCTAATGGAAAAAAATTGTAGGTGAAAAGTCCCAAGTCACCACAAAAATATAAGGAAAAAAATACTGGATATACATAAAAAATATTGAATAACACGATCTCTCTATTACTGAATCCAGAATCCAAGCATGTACATGGTGTTACTGGAAAAATTTTTTTACCAAGCACCCTCCAAAACACAAAAAGTTAGAAAAAAACACTTGAATCGTCTTTCTGTTCGCTTGGAATCCTCTCCCTTGTGAAGTTCAGTACTATCACTGTCCTATGCGTGAGATGATGAGTCAGAAAAGGGTGCCATGCCCACGTGAACCTGCCATCGGTAAAACTCTAAATAAGATCAGTTCTGAATAATTGGATCTCCGGATTATTGAATTCATCCACTATTTATTACTAAATATTTATTACTATCTTTAGTTACTGAATCCAGATACCgaatatttattatataaaagaaaaaaacttaAGAATTGGATCTCCCTATTACTGAATCCAAGCATGTACATTGTGTGTTGCTGGAAAACTAATTCACCAAAAATGTAAGAAAGTACTAGGAAAAAAGTGCATCATACTGTAAATAGCTAATTCCCTGGATTACTAAATCCAATGATATACATATAGTGGGGTGGTGACAATGCATATGTACACATATTAGTTATGATTAACTATCTCATGTATCCTCCAAAACACAAAAAGTCTACAGAGACACATGAAGCATCTTCTCTCTCTTCACTTGGAACCATCTCCCTTGCGAAGTTCAGTACTGTCACTACCACATGCATGAGGTGATGAGTCAAAAAGGGGTTTCATGCCCGCATGAACATGCCACTGATAAAACTCTGAAAAAGATCATTGAGAAAATAGAGCAAGGCAGGCAGGATATTGAATTACTGGGTTACTACTTGCTGAGAATAACTGAAATGCTACGTAGTATTATTGGGTTACAAAGAATTACTGAAAATACGCAAGTATTGCGGGGGTATTGAGACATTATTGATATTTGTAAGTATTAATGGATTACTGGATGCACATAATACTGAATAACTAGATTACTAAATAATCTGGATGCACATAATACTGACAGCAAAATGGCAAATGGATGCTACTAAAAAAATTCGGAATCATAATAAAAATCGGTATTTTTGCGTAGTGATTACTAAACATGTGAATAATCAAATTAATGAAATATTTGGATTAATTCTGAATCCAAATCTACTCGGCTCAGATCGTCCATGCTcagtaataaaaaaaatactgaaCTAACTACTAAACCTAACAAATTACTGATACcaaattctaacaaaactacTGGCCTAactactcaatttagaacatcAACATTCAGTAAATTGTTTTGTTCTTAGCCTAGGAGATCAGTATCATAGATCTAGATGGTTCAGTAATTAGCCTATTCAAACTATGTTGAGTTACCGAATATAAAATTGCTCAGTTAAAAAATTACTGAACTACTAAAACTAAAAATGGGAACAAAATTGAGCTGCTACTATATAAAAACCACTGAACTAACTACCAGCTCATCATCAACATTCAGTAATTTGGCTTAAAATTAGTAACATGAATCAAAGCTGCTTGGTGGTGCGCAGCCACACGGAGACAAAATATTTTTGTGCGGGTCTCCTATTCCTATGAAATAAATCCTCTTCCCTCCCGCCCtttcagctccgccatggaAATAATCAATGGAGCGAGCAAATGGAAATTGTCCCTCCCCTTCCCTATCATCCGTCGCCATTGCTATTCTATCCTTGTTCAATTTGATTCTTGTAACGATTTCTACCACGAGCTCACACTTGACCAGTAAAATGGACACATCATACACGTGCTCTAGCTAGCCGATTGCTATTACTTGTCAGACATTTCAGAAAAAGAGAATTAATGAAGCAGTGAAATGAATGTACATACCAGCGGGTATGGGATTGCGACGAGGTTGACAGAGACGAGGCAGCCGTACTGCAGGGCAGCAGGGTGTATGTCGCGAACCCCAGCACGGCAGCAGGGTATGTAGAGCAGGGCGAGGTCGCTGCGGGCACCCCGCGGCCTCGCCCTGCCGCACTCCATCGCTGGCCCCACCCTCGGCTGCTCGAGGATGCCGACGGGCCACCTTAGTGGCTTCTGCACctgctgctggccgccgccgcagcctccgcgCTCCATGAGCCACATCCACGCCACGCTGCTctccgccgtcgcctccgcgcCCATGGATCCCCGGTGCTTCCGCTGCTCGAGGTCGCCGCGCTTCCTCCTGCTCGGGGCGCCCGAGCTCGCTTCCGCCCGGTCGCCGCACTCACGCCCTTGGGAAGCACCCACCCGA contains:
- the LOC120709415 gene encoding homeobox protein Hox-D9-like; translated protein: MGRLQTHPPPDPTRPPARPIRPTVHPCAATLPRPGCPKPPPLPSCTPPVHCTPNHLPGFAGGGDGGIPGAGGAPSRAPTLAPSSGNGGIRRNPPSGRERGDPSSESSAGSARVGASQGRECGDRAEASSGAPSRRKRGDLEQRKHRGSMGAEATAESSVAWMWLMERGGCGGGQQQVQKPLRWPVGILEQPRVGPAMECGRARPRGARSDLALLYIPCCRAGVRDIHPAALQYGCLVSVNLVAIPYPLDSMQADTPRGWPEWKGAQPPRAAEQP